A window from Lagopus muta isolate bLagMut1 chromosome 5, bLagMut1 primary, whole genome shotgun sequence encodes these proteins:
- the FOXE3 gene encoding forkhead box protein E3 has protein sequence MNAAGFPCLRGMCTLPAAGPAASASPGSPGPPRGSTPTSQVKPEPRGAGSSSPLPPPPPEEPPPPAGGRRRKRPVQRGKPPYSYIALIAMAIANAAERKLTLGGIYKFITERFPFYRENPKKWQNSIRHNLTLNDCFVKIPREPGHPGKGNYWTLDPAAEDMFDNGSFLRRRKRFKRTDITTYPGYMQNSSAFTPPPAVRPMAAATPYPNALCSPAYSPQLSGTVFHPYATGVAPPAQHSRMFSIDSLISGQQALQPSPPAELAHPSLGLTGTELAPSCSAGTSEPPCFQPQPVSPGLLSRAGPNALAYPYAASPPHLPVGQGSYSPGSPQLYGAPSRLALPTVRPTACPEHNEQLLGLPASPLGQFSSGNAYSRQPNFTTGLERYM, from the coding sequence ATGAACGCGGCCGGCTTCCCCTGCCTGCGAGGCATGTGCACGCTGCCGGcggccggccccgccgcctcgGCCAGCCCCGGCTCTCCCGGGCCTCCCCGGGGTTCCACCCCCACCTCCCAGGTGAAGCCGGAGCCGCGAGGTGCCGGGAGCAGCTCCCCGCTGCCTCCTCCGCCTCCCGAGgagccgccgcctcccgccgggGGCCGCCGGAGGAAACGGCCGGTGCAGCGGGGCAAACCGCCCTACTCCTATATCGCCCTCATCGCCATGGCCATCGCCAACGCCGCCGAGAGGAAGCTCACTTTGGGGGGCATCTATAAGTTCATCACCGAGCGCTTCCCTTTTTACCGGGAGAACCCCAAGAAGTGGCAGAACAGCATCCGCCACAACCTCACCCTCAACGATTGCTTCGTCAAGATCCCCCGGGAGCCCGGCCACCCCGGGAAAGGCAACTACTGGACGCTGGACCCTGCCGCCGAGGACATGTTCGACAACGGCAGCTTCCTGCGCCGGAGGAAACGCTTCAAGCGCACCGACATCACCACCTACCCTGGCTACATGCAGAACTCCAGCGCCTTCACCCCACCTCCCGCCGTCCGCCCGATGGCTGCCGCCACCCCCTACCCAAATGCCCTCTGCTCGCCCGCCTACAGCCCGCAGCTCTCGGGCACCGTCTTCCATCCCTACGCAACCGGGGTGGCACCGCCGGCACAGCACTCGCGGATGTTCAGCATTGACAGCCTGATCAGCGGGCAGCAGGCCCTGCAGCCCTCGCCGCCTGCCGAGCTGGCCCACCCCTCTCTGGGCTTAACTGGGACCGAACTAGCCCCCAGCTGCTCCGCCGGCACCTCGGAGCCTCCCTGCTTCCAGCCGCAGCCCGTCAGTCCTGGTTTGCTGAGCCGAGCCGGCCCCAACGCTTTGGCATACCCTTATGCTGCCTCGCCGCCCCATCTACCCGTAGGGCAGGGCAGCTACTCACCCGGCAGCCCACAGCTCTACGGGGCTCCCAGCAGACTGGCGCTGCCCACTGTGCGCCCCACTGCCTGCCCTGAGCACAAcgagcagctgctggggctcCCCGCATCGCCCCTCGGCCAGTTCAGCTCCGGCAATGCCTACAGCAGGCAGCCCAACTTCACCACCGGCCTGGAGCGGTACATGTGA
- the CMPK1 gene encoding UMP-CMP kinase isoform X2: MTHLFSSVVDINLFIVFTKYGYTHLSAGDLLRDERKRPGSQYGELIENYIKEGEIVPVEITISLLKRAMDQTMAANSQKNKFLIDGFPRNEDNLQGWNKTMDGKADVSFVLFFDCDNEICIGRCLERGKSSGRSDDNRESLEKRIHTYLQSTRPIIDLYERMGKVRRVDASKSVDEVFEKVVQIFDKEG, translated from the exons ATGACTCATCTGTTCTCATCTGTAGTTGATATTAATCTATTTATTGTATTTACA AAGTACGGCTACACGCACCTTTCTGCTGGCGACCTCCTTCGAGACGAACGGAAAAGGCCAGGCTCACAATATGGAGAACTCATTGAGAACTACATTAAGGAGGGGGAAATCGTACCAGTTGAAATAACAATCAGCTTGTTGAAGAGG GCTATGGATCAAACAATGGCTGCAAATTCCCAGAAGAACAAGTTCTTGATTGATGGCTTTCCCAGAAACGAAGATAATCTTCAAGGCTGGAATAAGACTATGGATGGAAAGGCGgatgtttcttttgttctcttctttgATTGCGACAATGAG ATATGCATTGGTCGCTGTCTTGAAAGAGGCAAGAGCAGTGGCAGGAGTGACGATAATCGGGAGAGTCTGGAAAAGAG AATTCATACATATCTGCAGTCTACGAGGCCTATAATAGACTTATATGAGAGAATGGGAAAGGTTAGAAGAGTAGATGCCTCTAAATCGGTTGATGAA gTCTTTGAAAAAGTTGTACAAATATTTGACAAAGAAGGCTAA